In the Methanosarcinales archaeon genome, TGGCAGTTTGTTCAATGGTATGGTCTTAGCACCAAAAAACTGATGAAGCCGACCCGAACCGCAGCCAATATCCATTAGTTTAATGGGGCGTTGTTGGGATGTTGAAAGATACTTCAGTAGATAATCCAGAAAATCTTCTTCAAATGACTCAAATGCCACAATGTCTGGATGGCCGCCGACGATCTGCTTTTCATACGTCTCAGCGCACATATCCCATGTTTCTTTATCTTCGTGATAAGTTTTAAATAAATCATTCATATATTTTATCCTCCTTTATATAACGCATTTCCAGATGAGTATCAGAAAATCCTCGTTTTTTATAGAAATCGAGTGACGGATTGTGTTTAACCACATGCAGTTTTACATCGCCGTCGCACCGTTCAACAGCCTCCCGGACAAGCCGGGAGCCGATTCCATTGTTTCTGTATTCTTTGTGAACACACACATAGACCAGGACATTTTCAGGAATAAAACCGATCGTCTCATTGCGGATAGCCGCGATCACCCCTACAATGTTTTGATCCGCGGTTGCTATTAATAGGAAGCCTCTGCCTTCGTAGTCTGTTGAAAGTGCAAAATCAAGAGATGAGCGGATAATTTCAACAGGGTCCTCAAAAGGCCGGCAATGTTCCTGCAAAAAATCTATTAGTTCCCATACTGTGATCCAATCAGGTAATTCCTTTTCAGTCTGTATGTGATTGATCTGGATATTCTGTGTTTCTTTGGGTAGTATAACGATATTATTTGAATTATTTTCATCTGAAATGTATTGTCTTGCAATCCCCTGTCCAAACCGTACCATAAGCTCAGCAGATATGGTGCCTGATTTCACTGCCAATTCATTTATATTAATCTCAGATTCAACCTGTCTGCCTACAATCGTCACTCTATCACCGATCTTAACACCAGGAATATTTGTAACATCGATCATCGCATTGTTCATTGAAATTGCCCCGATAAATGGAGCTCTTTGACCCTTTATCAAAACTGAGCTTGAACTGGCAAGCTTGCGGTCCAGACCCCGGGCATATCCTATGGGAATAGTAGCAATAATTAAATCCTGCTCAGTGTTTTCACCTGCACGATACCCGATTTTGCTCCCTTTCGGGACCTCCCTCATCTGAATAACACGGCTGTGCAGGCTCATTGCCGGTATTATAGGGACATCCCTCGTATTATTAGAATACTGCTCAGGTGGCAGGACACCATACAGCAGGATCCCCAGCCGTACACCACTTATTGCGGTCTCAGGATGGGCGAGAAAAGTTGTACTGTTGGGAAAATGGAGGTGTTTTGGAACAACTCCAGTTGATTTGAGTTTTCCATAGAGCGAACATAATTGCTCATAACTTTGTTTTGCACAGGTATTATCCCGGGCCTGTCCATAGAGACCTTCAAATCTCATAAATGGATTCGATGAAATTTTTTCTACTATTTCCATCAGACCGGATGAAGAGATTCCAAGTCTATTGAGACCTATATTGACAGCGACATGAATTTTTACTTTTTTTTCCAGATTTTGAGCTGCCTTTTCCAATGAATCCAGAATAGATGGATGGATGACAGAAACAGATAAATCATGATACACTGCCGTTTCTGCCATCCATTCGGGTATGGGATTCAATAAAAGTATTTCACCTGCAAAACCCTGCTTGCGAAGTTGTATACCTTCATGGGGTGTATCAACTGCAAAATGTTGACATCCAACTCTGGCTAAAGCATTACTGACCTCAATTATACCATGTCCATATGCATCTGTTTTCAAAACAGCATAAAATACGCAATCATCAGGGAGTTTTGATTTTAGATATTGATAATTTGACTCTATTGCATTCAAGTCGATTATCAGTTGGTTACAAGGTTCTTCCCACTCTTTTTTCTTTGATGGAGATATCATGCTAGACAACTTACTGATCAATCTGATCATGCAGATGTGAACCTTTTCAACTTAAGTAATTAATCTGCTGAAAGTGAAGAAGCAGGAAGCAAAATTTTCAGAATCAGAAGAAATCATCAATCATCCGATTGTATCAGACAAGGCTCATGGGTAGCAATACATACGCAAAATGACCCATAGCACTAGCAGATCCCCCAACATTCTTGTATTATACTACTCCCTTTTTCGTATCTTCGACAAA is a window encoding:
- the alr gene encoding alanine racemase, producing MIRLISKLSSMISPSKKKEWEEPCNQLIIDLNAIESNYQYLKSKLPDDCVFYAVLKTDAYGHGIIEVSNALARVGCQHFAVDTPHEGIQLRKQGFAGEILLLNPIPEWMAETAVYHDLSVSVIHPSILDSLEKAAQNLEKKVKIHVAVNIGLNRLGISSSGLMEIVEKISSNPFMRFEGLYGQARDNTCAKQSYEQLCSLYGKLKSTGVVPKHLHFPNSTTFLAHPETAISGVRLGILLYGVLPPEQYSNNTRDVPIIPAMSLHSRVIQMREVPKGSKIGYRAGENTEQDLIIATIPIGYARGLDRKLASSSSVLIKGQRAPFIGAISMNNAMIDVTNIPGVKIGDRVTIVGRQVESEININELAVKSGTISAELMVRFGQGIARQYISDENNSNNIVILPKETQNIQINHIQTEKELPDWITVWELIDFLQEHCRPFEDPVEIIRSSLDFALSTDYEGRGFLLIATADQNIVGVIAAIRNETIGFIPENVLVYVCVHKEYRNNGIGSRLVREAVERCDGDVKLHVVKHNPSLDFYKKRGFSDTHLEMRYIKEDKIYE